DNA from Nitrospina gracilis Nb-211:
GGGATCACCAGCACTTCGATGCCGTAGGTCGAACTGAATTCTTCCGCTTCCGTGTCGGCGGTGCCGGTCATGCCTCCCAGCTTGTCGTACATGCGGAAATAATTCTGGAACGTGATGGTGGCGAGCGTCTGGTTTTCGTTTTCAATCTCAACGCCTTCCTTCGCTTCCAGCGCCTGGTGCAGGCCGTCGCTGTAGCGTCGTCCGGGCATCATGCGGCCGGTGAACTCGTCGATGATCACCACCTTGCCTTCTTTGACCACGTAATCCACTTCGTTTTTGAAAAGCGCGTGCGCCTTCAAACCCTGATTGACGTGATGCAGAACATCTATGTGCGCCGGGTCGTACAGGTTGTCGATGTCCAACAGCTTCTCGACCAGCGAGATGCCATCATCGTTGAGCGCCACGGAGCGCGCTTTTTCGTCGACCGTGTAATGCGTTTCTTTTTGAAGTTTCGGAATGATATTGTTGATGACGTAATACTTGTCGGTGGACTCCTCGGCGGGGCCGGAGATGATGAGCGGCGTACGTGCTTCGTCAATGAGGATGCTGTCCACTTCGTCCACGATGGCATAGTTCAGGTCGCGCTGAACGTAGTCCTCCGCCGCAAACTTCATGTTGTCGCGCAGGTAATCGAACCCGAATTCGTTGTTGGTGCCGTAGGTGACATCCGACATGTAGGCTTGCTTGCGTTCCTGCTCGGACATGTCGTGGTAGATCACACCGACTTCCAGCCCGAGCCAGCGGTAAATGGTGCCCATCCATTCCGCGTCGCGCTTGGCCAGGTAGTCGTTGACAGTGACCACATGAACGCCGCGGCCGGTGAGCGCGTTCAGGTACACCGGAAGCGTGGCGACCAGCGTTTTACCCTCACCGGTTTTCATTTCCGCAATCTTGCCCTCATGCAGGGCCACGCCGCCAATCAACTGCACGTCGAAGTGACGCATCTTAAGGGTACGCCAACTGGCTTCCCGCACCACGGCAAAGGCTTCGGGAAGGATCTCGTCCAGCTCTTCCCCGCCCTTCAGGCGTTCCTTGAATTCCTGCGTTTTTGCCTTCAACTGCTCGTCGGTCAGTTTCTGGATGCTCGGCTCCAGTTCGTTGACCTGCTCCACGTATGCCTGGATCCGTTTCAACTCCCGGTCATTGCGCGTGCCGACGATTTTTTTGATAAGTCCAAGTACCATGGGCGTGTTCGTCCTGTTGGGTTTTATTTTGAAGAACAGATTAACATAAAAGGCCGGTGCACTTCTTCAGTCTTTGTGGCCGATTGGGACCGGCGATGACAAAAGCCTGTCTCCGGGGCGGTGTACGCCGGAACGGCTCATGCGGGGTGCATCACACCGGGAGGGAGTGGTTCGCGTGGAGCGGGCTGGCCGATGCCAGCCGAATCATCAGTCTTCCAGAATGTAGTTACGGGGATTGACCGGCACGCCGTCCACAATGATCTCATAATGGACGTGGGGACCGGTGCTCCGGCCGGTGTTGCCGACCAGCGCGATCAGGTCGCCGCGTTCGATACTGTCTCCCACTTTGACCATGTTCTTGGAGTTGTGGCCGTAGCGGGTGATGACGCCGTATCCGTGGTCGATTTCGACCAGATTACCATAACCATACTGGCGGCCGGCGGTGATGACCTTCCCGTCGGCGGTGGCGCGGATCTCGGATCCTTTGCGCGAAGCGATGTCCAGACCTTCATGTTTTTCCGGAAGCCCGGTGAACGGTGATTTGCGGTACCCAAAGCCGGAAGTCACCCAGCCGCGGGTCGGCCAGATGGACGGCGTGGACCCCAACAGCGACCGCTGATTCTTAAAAAATTCGTCCAGTTCCTGAAAGCTCACCTGGCGCAGCTTGGCCTGGTTGGTGAGAATATTCAGATCGCCTTCCAGGCTGTCGAGCATGGCCTGTACTTCCTTATCCAGAGCGGTGCGGATGCTGTGGTTGGAGAGGCCGTGCGGTCCACCGACACCCCAGTTCTCATCTTTGGGCTTGGAGTCCTTATCCAGGGCGGTGATGATGCGCAGTTTCTTTTCAAAGTTTTCCAGCCGCGACATTTCCGTCTCAAACGTGCGCACCCGTTTCCCGAACTTTTCAATCTGTACCTTCTGGATCTTGCTCTTGCGCTTCAACTCGGCCAGTTCCACCTTATCTTCACGGAACTGCAAAAACTGCTGGGTCAGGTAGGCGAACGCACCCCCAAATCCCACCGCCAGCACCAAGCTGGTGCACAGTGCAATCTTGGTAAACTTTTTGGAAATCTGGAACCGTCTGGGTTTTTCTGTGGCCTCGGGAAAAACCACTATGGTGTAGACTTCTTTATCCACCATACCTCCTTTTTATTTTTACTTTTCAAGCCCTTAAGCGCAGAAAGCCCCTCTGCGGCTGAAATCGTCTCAAGATTAATTGCTTACTTCCTTTGTTGTCAATGGTTTTTGAATATCGGCGATCCTTAACCCTTATCGGAACAAATCTAATATTCATAAAATCAAAAACTTACAAAAAATATGGGATCAGTTATTTTTTTCCTCCAAGGCCTGGATTTTTTCCCTCGCCTGCAGGTGATTCGGATTGATTTTTAAGACCTCCCGGTATTCTGACCGGGCTTCTTCCAGGGCCCCGGCTTCCTCCAGAAGCAGGCCCAGGCTGAAGTGCGCCGCCACCACTCCGGTGACGTGGTTGATTTCCATGTAAACCTGTATCATTTCGCGGGTCAGTTCGATGGCTTTCTGCCTGTTCCCGCCAGCGTACTCACTAAAGCTTTTTTGCCGCAAACTTTGCGCCAGCACGAGGCCATACTGCTTCGCCGTGTCCATGTTGCCGGACTTGAGATAATAGTGGTACTCGTTCTCAAATTCGTCAGGCGTTCCCCGGCGTTGATAAATCATTTTGAGGTTGCGATAGAACATCATCTCGGAAGGATGCAGTTCGATGGCGTGCTTCACATGTTTCACCGCGGTTTCATAATCCTTCAACTGCGTCATCGCCGCGCCCAGCGCGTTCCATGCAAGGGCCAGCTTGGGATCGAGTTCCACCGCGCGCTCCAACGGCGCTTTCGATTCCAGATATTTTCCCATCTGGTAATAGGTGTAGCCCAGCCCGTACCACGCGGGCCCCGCCTCGGGATTGTCCTTCACAAAATTCTGAAAGAACGCCTGCGACTTGTCGAGCTGGTCGGCCACCTGGTAGGCGCGGACGATGCCGCGCACGGCGTAGTGATTGTGCGGTTCCTGCCGCCAGAGTTTGCGGAACGTGTCGAGCGCCTGCGCCGGTTTCTTCCTTAAGAGATAAACCTCCCCTTTTTGCAGAGGCGACAGTTTGTCCCACTCCGTGTGCGGCGACTGTGCGGTGACGGGGACCGTCCACCCAAACGTTGCGGCGAGAACCAACACGAGTGTGGGCAACAAGGCTGGATAACGATGAAGGCGGGGCATGGCAGGCACCGGATCAGGCTTCGATCATGGGCGCTTCGAATTCGTGATGCGCCAGGTTTTCGAAGCGGGTGAACTCTTTCAGGAACGCGAGCTTGATGTCGCCGATGGGACCGTTTCGCTGTTTGCGGATCAACACCTCGGCGGTCCCCTCTTCCGCGGTTTCGGGATGATACACCTCGTCACGGTAAATGAACGCCACCACGTCGGCATCCTGCTCGATGGAACCGGACTCGCGCAGGTCCGCCAACTGCGGCCGCTTGTCGGTACGGCTTTCCACCGCGCGGCTCAACTGCGACAACGCGATGATGGGCACGTCCAACTCCTTGGCGAGTCCCTTCAGGCCGCGGCTGATTTCGGAGATTTCCAATTGGCGGCTTTCCGTTTTCTGGATACCGTGCATGAGTTGCAGGTAATCGATGATCACCAGCCCCAGGTTGTGCTCGGCTTTGAGACGGCGGGCGCGGGCGCGCACATCCAGTGTGCTGACCTGCGGGCTGTCGTCGA
Protein-coding regions in this window:
- a CDS encoding M23 family metallopeptidase; amino-acid sequence: MVDKEVYTIVVFPEATEKPRRFQISKKFTKIALCTSLVLAVGFGGAFAYLTQQFLQFREDKVELAELKRKSKIQKVQIEKFGKRVRTFETEMSRLENFEKKLRIITALDKDSKPKDENWGVGGPHGLSNHSIRTALDKEVQAMLDSLEGDLNILTNQAKLRQVSFQELDEFFKNQRSLLGSTPSIWPTRGWVTSGFGYRKSPFTGLPEKHEGLDIASRKGSEIRATADGKVITAGRQYGYGNLVEIDHGYGVITRYGHNSKNMVKVGDSIERGDLIALVGNTGRSTGPHVHYEIIVDGVPVNPRNYILED
- a CDS encoding tetratricopeptide repeat protein, encoding MPRLHRYPALLPTLVLVLAATFGWTVPVTAQSPHTEWDKLSPLQKGEVYLLRKKPAQALDTFRKLWRQEPHNHYAVRGIVRAYQVADQLDKSQAFFQNFVKDNPEAGPAWYGLGYTYYQMGKYLESKAPLERAVELDPKLALAWNALGAAMTQLKDYETAVKHVKHAIELHPSEMMFYRNLKMIYQRRGTPDEFENEYHYYLKSGNMDTAKQYGLVLAQSLRQKSFSEYAGGNRQKAIELTREMIQVYMEINHVTGVVAAHFSLGLLLEEAGALEEARSEYREVLKINPNHLQAREKIQALEEKNN